In Bacillus cereus ATCC 14579, a single window of DNA contains:
- the trpD gene encoding anthranilate phosphoribosyltransferase, producing MNSYLRKLVEGKHLTEEEMYRAGLLLLNENILESEIAAFLVLLKAKGETAEEIYGLVRALREKALPFSNHIQGAMDNCGTGGDGAQTFNISTTSAFVLAGAGVKVAKHGNRAVSSKTGSADLLEELGVNISSTPSEIDYLLEHVGIAFLFAPAMHPALTRIMKIRKELNVPTIFNLIGPLTNPVNLETQFVGIYKRDMLLPVAQVLQKLGRKQALVVNGSGFLDEASLQGENHVVILKDNEIVEMSIDPEKYGFSRVKNEEIRGGNSKENAKITLEVLSGEKSVYRDTVLLNAGLALFANGKTETIEEGIKLAAHSIDSGKALAKLNLLIVASNEKLERVN from the coding sequence GAGCAGGGCTTCTTTTATTAAATGAAAACATATTGGAAAGTGAAATTGCAGCTTTTTTAGTCTTACTGAAAGCGAAAGGTGAAACTGCAGAAGAAATATACGGCCTTGTTCGAGCTCTTCGCGAAAAGGCACTACCATTTTCGAACCATATACAAGGAGCGATGGACAATTGTGGAACGGGTGGTGACGGTGCTCAAACGTTTAATATTAGTACAACATCGGCATTTGTACTGGCAGGAGCTGGCGTAAAGGTTGCAAAACATGGTAATCGTGCTGTTTCTAGTAAAACAGGAAGTGCGGACTTATTAGAAGAATTAGGTGTAAATATTAGCAGTACGCCAAGCGAAATTGATTATTTACTAGAGCATGTGGGCATTGCATTTTTATTTGCACCAGCGATGCATCCAGCACTAACGCGCATTATGAAAATAAGAAAAGAGTTAAACGTGCCGACGATCTTTAATTTAATTGGTCCTTTAACAAATCCGGTAAATTTAGAAACACAATTTGTCGGCATTTATAAACGAGATATGTTACTACCAGTTGCGCAAGTATTACAGAAGCTGGGAAGAAAACAAGCGCTTGTCGTAAACGGAAGTGGATTTTTAGATGAAGCATCATTACAAGGAGAGAATCATGTTGTCATTTTAAAAGATAATGAAATAGTAGAAATGAGTATTGATCCAGAAAAGTATGGTTTTTCAAGAGTGAAAAATGAAGAGATTAGAGGAGGGAATTCAAAAGAAAATGCAAAGATTACGCTTGAAGTATTGAGCGGAGAAAAGAGTGTTTATCGCGATACCGTTTTATTAAATGCAGGTCTAGCTCTTTTCGCAAATGGAAAAACGGAAACGATTGAAGAAGGAATTAAACTCGCGGCACATAGCATTGACTCTGGAAAAGCATTAGCCAAATTAAACTTATTAATTGTAGCAAGCAACGAAAAATTAGAAAGGGTGAACTAA
- the trpC gene encoding indole-3-glycerol phosphate synthase TrpC encodes MGTILDKIVEQKKKEVAELYEIYTPVKTKRKTQSLVEALQQFTVIAEVKRASPSKGDINLHVDVRKQVGTYEKCGAGAVSVLTDGQFFKGSFHDLQTAREESNIPLLCKDFIIDKIQIDRAYEAGADIILLIVAALTKEKLKELYSYVLEKGLEAIVEVHDEQELETAIVLNPHVIGINNRNLKTFEVDLSQTEKLGKRLNEEKLLWISESGIHSKEDIIRVKRAGAKGVLVGEALMTSSSISSFFEDCKVNI; translated from the coding sequence GTGGGGACGATTTTAGATAAAATTGTAGAACAGAAGAAAAAGGAAGTTGCGGAGTTATATGAAATATATACACCAGTAAAAACAAAAAGAAAGACACAGTCACTTGTAGAAGCGTTACAGCAGTTTACTGTCATTGCAGAAGTAAAGCGAGCATCACCATCAAAAGGAGATATCAATTTACACGTTGACGTACGAAAACAAGTGGGAACATATGAGAAATGTGGTGCAGGAGCAGTATCTGTTTTAACAGATGGTCAATTTTTTAAAGGATCGTTTCACGATTTACAAACAGCAAGAGAAGAAAGTAACATTCCGCTTTTATGTAAAGATTTCATAATTGATAAGATTCAAATCGATAGAGCGTATGAAGCGGGAGCAGATATTATTTTACTAATTGTAGCAGCGTTAACGAAAGAGAAGTTAAAAGAGTTGTATAGCTACGTGTTAGAAAAAGGATTGGAAGCGATTGTTGAAGTTCATGATGAACAGGAATTAGAAACTGCGATTGTATTAAATCCGCACGTTATTGGCATTAATAATCGTAATTTAAAAACGTTCGAAGTAGATTTAAGCCAAACTGAAAAGCTTGGAAAAAGATTGAATGAGGAGAAACTACTTTGGATTAGTGAGAGTGGCATTCATTCAAAAGAAGATATTATCCGTGTTAAAAGAGCTGGAGCCAAAGGTGTATTAGTTGGAGAGGCGCTTATGACATCATCTTCTATTAGTAGTTTTTTTGAAGATTGTAAGGTGAATATATGA
- a CDS encoding phosphoribosylanthranilate isomerase codes for MKVKICGITDVETAKSACEYGADALGFVFAESKREITPKRAEEIIQELPANVLKIGVFVNESVEVIQKIADECGLTHVQLHGDEDNYQIRRLNIPSIKSLGVTSESDMKNAQGYEADYILFDSPKEKFHGGNGKTFSWELLRDMPKELRKKMILAGGLNALNIEEAIRTVRPYMVDVSSGVETEGKKDVEKIKQFIIKAKECSK; via the coding sequence ATGAAAGTGAAAATTTGCGGCATCACTGATGTGGAAACAGCGAAAAGTGCGTGCGAATATGGCGCAGATGCACTCGGATTTGTTTTTGCAGAAAGTAAGCGGGAAATCACTCCAAAGAGAGCGGAAGAAATCATTCAGGAGCTTCCAGCCAACGTGTTAAAAATCGGTGTTTTCGTAAATGAATCAGTAGAAGTGATCCAGAAAATTGCAGATGAGTGCGGGTTAACACATGTACAACTACATGGGGATGAAGACAATTATCAAATTAGAAGATTGAATATTCCGTCTATAAAGTCACTAGGAGTAACTTCAGAGAGTGATATGAAAAACGCCCAAGGGTATGAAGCGGATTATATATTATTTGATAGCCCGAAAGAAAAGTTTCATGGAGGAAATGGAAAGACATTTTCATGGGAACTACTTAGAGATATGCCAAAAGAATTGCGAAAGAAAATGATATTAGCTGGTGGATTAAACGCTCTTAATATAGAAGAAGCAATTCGAACTGTTCGGCCATATATGGTCGATGTGAGCAGCGGAGTAGAGACAGAAGGAAAGAAAGATGTAGAGAAAATAAAACAATTTATTATAAAAGCGAAGGAGTGTTCCAAATGA
- the trpB gene encoding tryptophan synthase subunit beta: MNYAYPDEKGHYGIYGGRYVPETLMQSVLELEEAYKEAMQDEAFQKELNHYLKTYIGRETPLYYAENMTKYCGGAKIYLKREDLNHTGAHKINNTIGQALLAVRMGKKKVVAETGAGQHGVATATVCALLGLECVIFMGEEDVRRQKLNVFRMELLGAKVESVAAGSGTLKDAVNEALRYWVSHVHDTHYIMGSVLGPHPFPQIVRDFQSVIGNETKKQYEALEGKLPEAVVACIGGGSNAMGMFYPFVHDEEVALYGVEAAGKGVHTEKHAATLTKGSVGVLHGSMMYLLQNEEGQIQEAHSISAGLDYPGVGPEHSLLKDIGRVSYHSITDEEALEAFQLLTKKEGIIPALESSHAVAYALKLAPQMKKDEGLVICLSGRGDKDVESIKRYMEEV; the protein is encoded by the coding sequence ATGAACTACGCATATCCAGATGAAAAAGGACATTACGGTATATACGGAGGACGATACGTTCCAGAAACGTTAATGCAATCTGTACTAGAACTAGAAGAAGCATATAAAGAAGCGATGCAAGATGAAGCATTTCAAAAGGAATTAAATCATTATTTAAAAACGTACATCGGAAGAGAAACACCGCTATATTATGCTGAAAATATGACGAAGTATTGCGGTGGTGCAAAGATTTATTTAAAACGTGAAGATTTGAATCATACAGGAGCTCATAAAATTAACAATACAATCGGTCAGGCACTACTTGCAGTGCGAATGGGCAAGAAAAAAGTTGTCGCTGAAACAGGAGCTGGACAACACGGAGTTGCAACAGCTACTGTATGTGCTCTTCTCGGATTAGAATGCGTCATTTTTATGGGAGAAGAAGATGTAAGACGTCAAAAATTAAATGTGTTCCGAATGGAATTACTCGGAGCGAAAGTAGAAAGTGTAGCGGCAGGTAGTGGTACATTAAAAGATGCGGTAAACGAGGCGCTTCGTTACTGGGTTTCACATGTGCATGATACGCACTACATTATGGGATCTGTTCTCGGACCACATCCATTCCCGCAAATTGTACGTGATTTCCAAAGTGTAATTGGAAATGAAACGAAAAAACAATATGAGGCGTTAGAAGGAAAGTTACCAGAAGCAGTCGTTGCTTGTATTGGCGGTGGCAGTAATGCGATGGGAATGTTTTATCCGTTCGTACACGATGAAGAAGTTGCTCTTTACGGCGTAGAAGCAGCTGGAAAAGGCGTTCATACAGAAAAGCATGCAGCAACTTTAACGAAAGGAAGCGTTGGCGTTCTCCACGGATCAATGATGTATCTTCTGCAAAACGAAGAAGGACAAATTCAAGAAGCACACTCTATTTCAGCAGGACTTGATTATCCAGGTGTTGGTCCAGAACATAGCTTGCTAAAAGATATTGGCCGCGTTTCCTATCATTCGATAACAGACGAAGAAGCATTAGAAGCATTTCAATTATTAACGAAAAAAGAAGGCATTATCCCGGCGTTAGAAAGCTCGCATGCTGTCGCATACGCATTAAAATTAGCGCCGCAAATGAAGAAAGATGAAGGGCTTGTCATTTGTTTATCTGGCCGCGGTGATAAAGATGTAGAGAGTATAAAACGTTATATGGAAGAGGTGTAA